In one Thermosipho ferrireducens genomic region, the following are encoded:
- a CDS encoding fibronectin type III domain-containing protein — translation MTFSKKRNLIYLVFVLITFLSVIFVMKLTEKTPPRVYLLFPENNSFLSKRMIEFSWNVESKKSENVISKLLFGEATPNSIVYSGTNTVYELKGLEPSKTYYWKVMITDGKSSKESEIYKFTVINSPPKIISQATPVNEEILNERKVTLGWKAVDPDGDQLFFDLFFGTETNPQLYAKSLDKNRITIKLPKPGNYYWKVIARDKYGGISESPIWSFEVENHPPAKPSVTVMKKENNLIISWKKVKDLDGDPVKYDLTLYKDQTKIMILKDLKTNSYTLENASPGALYGVKLIAKDPYGAKNESDTITIKMPDLNQPPEVSLIFPGNRSISMPEKVVLKWSGVDPDSEDISYDIYIGKSIDKMKLISKNYKNNIYELRNLEPFTVYYWKIVAKDNSGNSSESSINSFSTGPYVNIKVIYGQKFSDVVNDMYLLEDETFLILGTSEQLKKNKVDDDLILLKTEGFQISWVKTFMRDRNQEGVKVLSNKDYIYILGNDEINNGDMFVKKLDRSGNELWTKYYGGNEKDTAVDMIKIRDGFIVLGSSWSADFIKGERSGWNDIFIMKIDFEGDVQWIKSYGGSSLDNAVKILDLKDRYVIVANTRSSDYLVPKNYGKFDVWIFSISKDGKLLWSRIFGGKDIDKASAAIEYNQNIIVAMKTYSSDNDIAKNYGGSDILLIELDKDGTLVKKLTVGGNGNDVCNELLALDDGIILIGSTTSTSGIFYKDFYNKKGLKDYFVMKITNDKLIWSRVSGGFDNDTAIVGKLAGNKLYFTGYTYSRDGDFNSNSGESDIFMGYILLER, via the coding sequence TTGACTTTTTCTAAAAAAAGAAATTTAATATACTTAGTTTTTGTATTGATAACCTTTTTATCCGTTATTTTTGTTATGAAACTAACTGAAAAAACACCTCCCAGAGTTTATTTACTTTTCCCTGAAAATAATTCGTTTCTTTCGAAAAGAATGATAGAGTTTTCGTGGAACGTTGAGTCCAAAAAATCTGAAAATGTTATCTCAAAATTACTTTTTGGCGAGGCTACCCCAAATTCTATTGTTTACTCTGGAACAAATACTGTATATGAATTAAAAGGCTTAGAACCATCAAAAACATATTACTGGAAGGTAATGATAACCGATGGAAAGTCATCAAAAGAATCAGAAATTTACAAATTCACTGTAATAAACAGCCCTCCAAAAATAATTTCACAGGCAACGCCAGTAAATGAGGAAATATTGAATGAAAGAAAAGTAACTCTTGGCTGGAAAGCTGTAGATCCTGATGGCGATCAACTTTTTTTTGATTTATTTTTTGGTACTGAAACCAATCCTCAACTTTACGCGAAATCTCTCGATAAGAATAGAATTACAATAAAACTTCCAAAACCTGGAAATTATTATTGGAAAGTAATTGCCAGGGATAAGTATGGAGGAATTTCAGAGAGTCCTATCTGGAGTTTTGAAGTTGAAAATCATCCTCCTGCAAAACCTTCGGTTACCGTGATGAAAAAAGAAAACAATCTTATTATTTCCTGGAAAAAAGTAAAAGATTTAGATGGTGATCCTGTAAAATATGATCTTACGTTGTACAAAGACCAAACCAAAATTATGATTTTAAAAGATTTAAAAACAAATAGCTACACTTTAGAAAACGCATCACCTGGAGCTCTATATGGTGTAAAGTTAATTGCGAAAGATCCTTATGGGGCAAAAAATGAAAGTGATACTATTACCATTAAAATGCCAGATTTGAATCAACCACCTGAAGTTAGCCTTATATTTCCAGGGAATAGATCAATTAGTATGCCTGAGAAGGTTGTTTTGAAATGGTCCGGTGTAGATCCTGATAGTGAAGATATAAGTTATGATATTTACATCGGGAAATCTATTGATAAAATGAAACTAATTTCAAAGAACTACAAAAATAACATTTACGAACTTAGAAATTTAGAACCTTTTACAGTTTATTACTGGAAAATTGTTGCAAAGGATAATTCTGGAAACTCATCTGAGAGCAGTATAAATTCATTTTCAACAGGTCCTTATGTGAACATAAAAGTTATTTACGGACAAAAATTTTCTGATGTTGTAAATGATATGTATCTTCTGGAAGACGAAACGTTTCTGATATTAGGTACTTCTGAACAATTGAAAAAAAACAAAGTTGATGATGACTTGATTCTTTTGAAAACTGAAGGATTCCAGATTAGCTGGGTGAAAACTTTTATGCGGGATAGGAATCAGGAAGGTGTAAAAGTACTTTCTAATAAAGATTATATTTATATACTTGGAAACGATGAAATAAATAATGGTGATATGTTCGTTAAAAAGCTTGATAGAAGCGGCAATGAACTATGGACAAAATATTATGGAGGCAATGAAAAAGATACAGCTGTTGATATGATAAAAATCAGGGATGGTTTTATTGTATTGGGGAGTAGCTGGTCGGCAGATTTTATTAAAGGAGAACGCTCTGGATGGAACGATATTTTTATTATGAAAATAGATTTTGAAGGAGATGTTCAATGGATTAAAAGTTATGGCGGTAGTTCTCTTGATAATGCGGTTAAGATTCTGGATTTAAAAGATAGGTACGTAATAGTAGCTAATACAAGGTCTTCTGATTATCTTGTTCCAAAAAACTATGGAAAATTCGATGTGTGGATATTTTCTATTTCGAAAGATGGAAAATTGCTCTGGAGTAGAATTTTTGGAGGGAAAGATATAGATAAAGCTTCTGCAGCCATTGAATACAATCAGAATATAATAGTTGCGATGAAAACTTATTCCAGTGATAATGATATTGCAAAGAACTATGGAGGAAGTGATATTCTTTTAATTGAGCTCGACAAAGATGGAACTCTGGTAAAGAAATTAACAGTTGGTGGAAACGGAAATGATGTGTGTAATGAACTTCTTGCACTGGATGATGGTATAATATTAATTGGTTCCACTACATCAACCTCTGGCATTTTCTACAAAGATTTTTACAATAAAAAAGGTTTAAAAGATTATTTCGTTATGAAAATCACTAATGATAAACTCATCTGGAGTAGAGTATCTGGTGGTTTCGATAATGATACAGCTATTGTTGGAAAATTAGCCGGGAACAAATTGTATTTTACTGGTTACACATATTCAAGAGATGGAGATTTTAATTCAAATTCTGGAGAGAGTGATATATTCATGGGATACATCCTGCTTGAGAGGTGA
- a CDS encoding bifunctional nuclease family protein has protein sequence MKKAKVKALVLDKLNNAPVVLLEIEGTRKILPIWIGACEASIIAMILEQTEFARPLSHDLMLNIIETLEAVPEKVIINKIEDNTFYAKLILKDLTIPPEEHASSFLEFDARPSDCIIIALKSNIPIYVASEIVNTQTIELEESHSSDKEDEAFKRFVENLDINEFRKRLKKDSEQGE, from the coding sequence ATGAAGAAAGCAAAGGTTAAAGCTTTGGTATTAGACAAACTCAATAATGCCCCTGTTGTACTTCTTGAAATTGAGGGGACGAGAAAAATACTTCCTATCTGGATAGGAGCGTGCGAAGCAAGTATAATTGCTATGATACTTGAACAAACAGAGTTTGCTCGACCACTCTCACATGATCTTATGTTGAATATAATTGAAACTCTGGAAGCTGTGCCGGAAAAAGTTATAATAAATAAAATAGAAGATAACACTTTTTACGCAAAGCTAATATTAAAAGATTTAACCATACCACCTGAGGAACATGCAAGTAGCTTTCTGGAATTTGATGCAAGACCATCTGACTGTATTATAATTGCATTGAAATCCAATATACCAATTTATGTAGCTTCTGAGATTGTTAACACTCAAACTATAGAACTTGAAGAATCGCATAGTAGTGACAAAGAAGACGAAGCGTTTAAAAGATTTGTTGAAAACCTTGATATAAATGAGTTTAGAAAAAGATTAAAGAAAGATTCCGAACAAGGTGAATAA
- a CDS encoding lysophospholipid acyltransferase family protein has protein sequence MGTKIKNFIMTLYFLIGAVIYIFIYGAIVLVVGFIIRLFSKKAAKRFVINQVVIFGRMAFKLLGIKVYKFGDIPPVDENFLVVANHQSALDIPMILGFCAPVAFIAKKELGKLPGINWYLKYLGSVLIDRGNIRQTAVALKEVVKKMKSGTHFVIFPEGTRSRDGKMLPFKPRSLELAFRNGIKVLPVSIWGNHKILKKKSLVVHRTPAGIKIHDLVDPKEFQNEEEFRLYVENVIKNGVKEIERRLDNEESKG, from the coding sequence ATGGGAACGAAAATAAAAAATTTTATAATGACTTTGTATTTTCTAATAGGTGCGGTAATCTATATTTTTATATACGGAGCAATTGTTCTGGTTGTAGGTTTTATAATCAGGTTATTCAGTAAAAAAGCAGCTAAAAGGTTTGTCATTAATCAGGTTGTAATTTTTGGGAGAATGGCGTTTAAGTTATTAGGAATTAAAGTTTACAAATTTGGAGACATTCCTCCTGTAGATGAGAATTTTCTTGTTGTAGCTAATCACCAGAGCGCACTGGATATTCCGATGATTTTGGGTTTTTGCGCACCTGTTGCTTTCATAGCAAAGAAAGAATTAGGGAAACTCCCTGGAATAAACTGGTATCTAAAATATCTGGGAAGTGTGTTAATAGACAGAGGGAATATCCGACAAACTGCGGTTGCTTTAAAAGAAGTGGTAAAAAAAATGAAGAGTGGTACTCATTTTGTTATTTTTCCAGAAGGAACACGTTCCAGAGATGGAAAAATGCTTCCTTTTAAACCAAGAAGTCTTGAACTTGCTTTTAGAAATGGGATAAAAGTGTTACCTGTTTCAATATGGGGAAATCACAAAATATTAAAAAAGAAAAGTCTGGTTGTTCATAGAACTCCGGCAGGTATAAAGATTCATGATTTAGTAGACCCCAAAGAATTTCAAAATGAGGAAGAATTTAGACTCTATGTGGAAAATGTTATAAAAAATGGGGTCAAGGAAATCGAGAGGAGGTTAGATAATGAAGAAAGCAAAGGTTAA
- the thiI gene encoding tRNA uracil 4-sulfurtransferase ThiI, with translation MEKVILVRYSEIGLKGKNRSFFEKRLIDNIIKIAEAPRVNKRYGRLVIRLENKNENDILPKLNYVFGIQNVSVAYSVPHDFEQIKEISLELAREMFENGARTFKVETKKSFKKFPMGSYKISAEVGSYILKNIPGISVDVHNPEFKIGIEIKEVETFIFSNKISMSGGLPVGVAGKGLLLLSGGIDSPVAGWYMLKRGVDVNSITFLSPPYTSEKSVRKILDLAQKLSMYSPDIFKCWIVPFTEVQTYIKNNAPDEYSLILQRRSMMRIANKLARKIKAKALITGENLGQVASQTLTNLHSIEDASKLPVLRPLIGFDKIEIIDKAKEIGTYDISILPYIDSCVAFAPKRPATKSSLKEIEKIEQSLLELEELESIVYEKIEKYTFIHGMLQNKSEG, from the coding sequence GTGGAGAAAGTTATACTTGTTAGATATTCAGAGATTGGACTGAAAGGAAAAAATCGGAGTTTTTTTGAGAAGAGGCTTATTGACAATATAATAAAGATAGCAGAAGCACCAAGAGTGAATAAACGTTATGGAAGGTTGGTTATCCGCCTTGAAAATAAAAATGAAAATGATATTCTTCCAAAGTTAAATTATGTTTTTGGAATTCAGAACGTCAGTGTAGCATATTCCGTTCCCCATGATTTTGAACAGATTAAAGAAATTTCGCTGGAGTTAGCAAGAGAAATGTTCGAAAATGGTGCCAGAACTTTTAAAGTTGAAACAAAAAAATCTTTTAAAAAATTCCCAATGGGCAGCTATAAGATTAGTGCCGAAGTTGGTTCATATATATTAAAAAATATTCCCGGGATTTCGGTGGATGTGCATAATCCTGAGTTTAAAATTGGGATTGAAATAAAGGAAGTGGAAACATTTATATTCAGTAATAAGATATCGATGTCAGGAGGATTACCTGTTGGAGTTGCCGGTAAAGGATTATTGCTTTTAAGTGGCGGAATAGATAGTCCTGTAGCCGGGTGGTATATGTTAAAGCGGGGCGTTGATGTGAATAGCATTACTTTTTTAAGTCCTCCTTACACTTCCGAAAAATCTGTAAGAAAAATATTAGATCTTGCCCAAAAACTCTCAATGTACAGCCCGGATATTTTTAAATGCTGGATAGTTCCTTTTACAGAGGTTCAAACATATATAAAAAACAATGCGCCAGATGAATATTCTCTTATTTTACAGCGACGAAGTATGATGAGAATAGCAAATAAATTAGCAAGAAAAATTAAGGCGAAAGCGTTAATAACAGGAGAAAATCTTGGCCAGGTTGCGAGTCAAACTCTTACTAATTTACACAGCATTGAAGATGCATCAAAATTACCAGTTTTAAGACCATTAATTGGTTTTGACAAAATTGAAATTATTGATAAAGCAAAGGAAATAGGTACTTATGATATTTCTATCCTCCCATACATTGATAGCTGTGTTGCGTTTGCTCCAAAAAGACCGGCAACAAAGTCTTCGTTAAAGGAGATTGAAAAAATCGAACAAAGCCTTTTAGAATTAGAGGAACTGGAAAGTATTGTTTATGAAAAAATAGAAAAATATACATTTATACATGGAATGCTTCAGAACAAAAGCGAGGGATAG
- a CDS encoding vWA domain-containing protein encodes MKKLIVLTSSIAIVVFLLFSCTNIPTLPKIIPPDPTGVVKPDPANFAGLEIYLSTDKMPFLVPLAVPDYIRIRISVPELTELTEDDILLFEDNKAQGFVLFKESERRSAVDIIIVIDTTGSMYNAIEGVKASIIAFIDSIKGEGLDARVGIIPFDDAAPARDIYIDGVSRVWQDLTDPDTAKTFADKLYADGGGDWPENPYAALMYAWENASWRTGAQRILILITDATAHYASEPDPGDAYGEDLYDKEDVIDTIRGYGTVHGAFVPKWPYSDTNTDFSAPDDPREIVVETGGILQYTDSIGNVDLTALGIAEYIASSWIVAFESDSPAATHTIEVFIEQDLQKGYAKLENVNY; translated from the coding sequence ATGAAAAAGTTAATTGTTTTGACTTCATCAATTGCAATTGTAGTTTTCCTGCTTTTCAGTTGTACAAATATTCCTACACTTCCGAAAATTATACCGCCTGATCCTACAGGGGTTGTAAAACCAGATCCTGCAAATTTTGCAGGACTTGAAATATATCTATCTACAGATAAAATGCCATTTCTTGTACCCCTGGCAGTGCCAGATTATATTAGAATAAGAATAAGTGTTCCAGAACTTACCGAGCTTACAGAAGATGATATTCTGCTCTTTGAAGATAATAAAGCGCAAGGCTTCGTTCTTTTTAAAGAATCAGAGAGAAGAAGTGCTGTGGATATAATAATTGTAATAGATACCACTGGAAGTATGTATAATGCAATTGAAGGGGTAAAGGCAAGTATAATAGCATTTATAGATTCTATAAAGGGAGAAGGACTTGATGCAAGAGTTGGTATAATACCATTTGATGATGCAGCACCTGCAAGGGACATTTATATAGATGGTGTGAGCAGAGTATGGCAGGATTTAACAGATCCTGATACAGCTAAAACTTTCGCTGATAAACTTTATGCAGATGGAGGTGGGGATTGGCCAGAAAATCCATACGCCGCTCTTATGTATGCATGGGAGAATGCTTCATGGCGTACAGGAGCTCAAAGAATCCTGATATTGATCACAGACGCAACTGCACATTATGCATCTGAACCTGATCCAGGGGATGCTTATGGTGAAGACCTGTATGACAAAGAAGATGTAATAGATACAATAAGAGGTTATGGAACAGTACATGGAGCTTTTGTTCCAAAATGGCCTTATTCCGACACAAACACAGATTTCAGTGCACCGGATGATCCAAGGGAAATCGTTGTAGAAACAGGTGGAATTTTACAATACACAGATAGCATCGGTAATGTTGATCTTACTGCACTTGGAATCGCCGAATATATCGCATCAAGCTGGATAGTGGCATTTGAAAGTGACTCTCCAGCTGCAACCCATACTATAGAAGTATTCATAGAACAGGATTTACAAAAAGGTTATGCAAAACTTGAAAATGTAAACTACTAA
- the rsxA gene encoding electron transport complex subunit RsxA, protein MNVFLILLSTMLVNNYVFMRFLGICPFLGVSKKMDTAIGMGLAATFVLVMSSTIAWFVDLLLTALGLGFLRTIAFILVIASFVQFVELFMKKNNPNLYEELGIFLPLITTNCIILGVAIINSMNTYTLLETIFNALGAGLGFLLALIIFSAIREKLELYDLPKSFEGLPIALITASLLSLAFMGFQGMIKM, encoded by the coding sequence ATGAACGTGTTTTTAATTCTCCTTTCTACAATGCTTGTGAATAACTATGTTTTCATGAGGTTTCTTGGGATTTGTCCATTTTTGGGTGTTTCCAAAAAAATGGACACGGCAATTGGAATGGGGCTTGCTGCCACTTTTGTTCTGGTGATGTCTTCAACGATTGCATGGTTTGTGGATCTTCTTTTAACAGCTTTAGGTCTTGGGTTCTTGCGTACAATTGCTTTCATATTGGTTATTGCCTCTTTTGTTCAATTTGTAGAGTTGTTTATGAAAAAGAACAATCCAAATCTTTACGAAGAACTTGGAATATTTCTACCGTTGATAACTACAAACTGTATAATCCTTGGTGTTGCAATAATAAATAGTATGAATACTTACACATTACTTGAAACAATTTTTAACGCGTTGGGTGCTGGGCTTGGATTTTTACTTGCGCTGATAATATTTAGTGCTATTCGAGAAAAACTTGAATTATATGATTTACCAAAATCGTTTGAAGGATTACCTATTGCCTTGATCACTGCTTCTCTTCTTTCACTTGCATTTATGGGATTCCAGGGTATGATTAAAATGTAA
- the rsxE gene encoding electron transport complex subunit RsxE, producing MSRSWKEFSKGFVAENPTFVQALGMCPTLATTTSAINGLGMGLATTAVLVMSNLVISILRKAVPEKIRIPIFITIIASFVTIVDLVMHAYTYDLWKTLGLFIPLIVVNCVIMGRAEAFASKNNVWYSLLDGLGMGLGFTASLTFLGSIRELFGNGSLFDITLWGKAFNVFLMILPPGAYLTLGLLAALFAYIGMKRKERGKAK from the coding sequence ATGAGTAGATCGTGGAAGGAATTTTCAAAGGGTTTTGTGGCTGAAAATCCCACTTTTGTTCAGGCGCTGGGCATGTGTCCAACTCTTGCTACCACTACAAGTGCTATAAATGGTCTTGGTATGGGACTTGCCACTACTGCTGTGCTTGTTATGTCAAACCTTGTTATTTCAATATTAAGAAAGGCTGTGCCGGAAAAAATAAGAATTCCTATTTTCATAACCATTATTGCCTCTTTTGTTACAATAGTGGATCTTGTTATGCACGCTTACACATACGATTTGTGGAAAACTCTGGGATTGTTTATACCATTAATTGTTGTTAACTGTGTGATAATGGGGAGAGCAGAGGCATTTGCTTCAAAAAACAATGTCTGGTATTCGTTGCTTGATGGTCTGGGAATGGGACTTGGATTTACTGCAAGTTTAACTTTTCTTGGAAGCATTAGAGAACTTTTTGGAAATGGTTCGTTATTTGATATAACCCTCTGGGGAAAGGCTTTTAATGTATTTTTAATGATTCTTCCCCCGGGAGCGTACCTGACTCTTGGACTTCTTGCAGCGCTCTTTGCCTATATTGGAATGAAAAGAAAAGAAAGGGGGAAGGCTAAATGA
- a CDS encoding RnfABCDGE type electron transport complex subunit G, with protein MKNIIKTGVTLMLFTLVAGVILGLIYNLAKPAIDQAELNNTLKALEFVLTHDGKLLIDKNILVKQATEKAKEPEKVLYTYEGGTVISPVFKFETSQGTVYVLKGYGIGYGGKVITVASFYKNGDRIDLHAIKVIEYSQETPGLGAKISENESQERFYPMPYEGLKNGVLVDKDARKSFLKPEEAKKLGIVKISDVMTGATITPRAVASTLTAMFKYLSSGGVK; from the coding sequence ATGAAGAACATTATAAAAACAGGTGTAACATTAATGTTATTTACATTAGTTGCAGGTGTGATTCTTGGTTTAATTTACAACCTTGCAAAACCAGCAATAGATCAGGCTGAGCTCAACAATACGTTAAAAGCCCTGGAATTTGTTTTAACACACGATGGGAAATTGCTGATAGATAAAAATATCCTGGTAAAGCAGGCCACAGAGAAGGCTAAGGAACCTGAGAAGGTTTTGTATACCTACGAGGGTGGTACAGTTATCTCTCCAGTGTTCAAGTTTGAAACTTCACAGGGAACTGTTTACGTATTAAAAGGTTATGGGATTGGATATGGTGGAAAAGTAATAACAGTTGCCTCGTTCTACAAAAACGGTGACAGGATAGATCTTCACGCAATAAAGGTTATTGAATATTCTCAAGAAACTCCTGGACTTGGTGCGAAGATTTCCGAAAACGAGTCTCAGGAAAGGTTTTACCCAATGCCTTATGAAGGTCTAAAAAATGGTGTTTTGGTAGACAAAGACGCTCGAAAAAGTTTTTTAAAACCAGAAGAAGCTAAAAAACTTGGAATAGTAAAAATAAGTGATGTAATGACAGGAGCTACTATTACTCCACGAGCGGTCGCAAGTACACTTACAGCTATGTTCAAGTACCTCTCTTCAGGGGGTGTAAAATAA
- a CDS encoding RnfABCDGE type electron transport complex subunit D, whose protein sequence is MKLVTGASPHLRNDDTTTKVMLDVIIALIPALIGAWYFFGFYAFFLSILGAVAGELIELFIMRGLRKDKTFTPNGSAAITGLLLVMNLSPDVPWWIMIIGLVFALGVAKHAFGGLGMNIFNPALAGRAFLLISFPVYMTTWYSPTLSFSKWIDTQTTATPLALLKEGGISNVNVSYFDLFIGNRAGSIGETSVLLLLIGFIYLVVRKRIKLMIPLTYIGTVFLMSSLFYLINPEKFGSPILHILAGGLILGALFMATDMVTSPMTPKGQAIFGVGCGVMTLMIRYFAGYPEGVSLSILLMNSFVPLIDRYTQPRIFGEVKP, encoded by the coding sequence TAAGAAATGATGACACCACAACAAAGGTTATGCTGGATGTAATTATTGCTTTAATACCTGCCTTAATTGGCGCATGGTACTTTTTTGGTTTTTATGCGTTTTTCTTGAGTATTCTCGGTGCTGTTGCCGGAGAGTTAATTGAGCTTTTCATAATGAGGGGTTTGAGGAAAGATAAAACTTTTACACCAAATGGCAGTGCCGCAATTACTGGATTATTACTTGTGATGAACCTGAGTCCTGATGTTCCCTGGTGGATAATGATTATAGGTCTTGTCTTTGCTCTTGGCGTGGCGAAACATGCGTTTGGCGGACTTGGAATGAATATATTTAATCCAGCACTTGCCGGTAGGGCCTTTCTTCTGATTTCTTTTCCTGTTTACATGACTACATGGTATTCACCAACACTTAGTTTTTCAAAATGGATTGACACTCAGACAACAGCTACACCTCTTGCTTTGTTAAAAGAAGGTGGAATTTCAAATGTGAATGTCAGTTATTTTGACCTTTTTATTGGGAACAGAGCAGGTTCAATAGGGGAAACAAGTGTGTTGCTTCTTTTAATCGGCTTCATTTATCTGGTGGTTAGAAAGCGAATTAAGTTGATGATTCCTTTAACCTATATAGGTACGGTATTTCTCATGTCAAGTCTTTTCTATTTGATAAATCCTGAAAAATTTGGCTCACCTATTTTACATATTTTAGCGGGAGGATTAATCCTCGGTGCTCTGTTCATGGCAACTGATATGGTAACCAGTCCTATGACTCCAAAAGGTCAGGCTATATTTGGAGTTGGTTGTGGTGTGATGACTCTTATGATCAGGTATTTCGCAGGTTATCCTGAAGGCGTTTCTTTATCTATATTATTGATGAATTCTTTTGTACCTCTTATTGACAGGTACACTCAACCTCGCATATTTGGTGAGGTGAAACCATGA